One segment of Verrucomicrobiia bacterium DNA contains the following:
- a CDS encoding prepilin-type N-terminal cleavage/methylation domain-containing protein yields the protein MNPVSDRAFTPARPPSKRPALLFTRWPWRGGRGFTLIELLVVIAIIAILAAMLLPALAAAKRKAKVKQAQLEISQIAAAIRDYEQAYNRFPISTLSYGLAAAQHEDFTYGGVFQTPTGPLTLKPIFGNAVVFNSEVMSVLLDMEYFPGAPTIPTINKGHVKNPQRTRFLNANMVNTNQPGIGPDLVYRDPWGDPYIITIDCNSDDKARDAFYRLAAVSADPLSVSIPKAGLNGLIYGGIDASGQPCYEATSPVMVWSAGPDKMIDPGHNANFGVNKDNILSWKQ from the coding sequence ATGAATCCTGTTTCTGATAGGGCTTTCACACCTGCGCGGCCACCGAGCAAGCGCCCGGCGCTGCTTTTCACGCGATGGCCATGGCGCGGCGGACGCGGGTTCACTCTCATCGAACTGCTCGTCGTTATCGCCATCATCGCCATCTTAGCCGCCATGCTGCTGCCGGCACTGGCCGCCGCCAAGCGGAAGGCAAAAGTAAAACAGGCCCAACTAGAAATCAGCCAGATAGCCGCCGCCATCCGCGATTACGAACAGGCCTATAATCGCTTCCCAATTTCGACTCTGTCCTACGGCCTGGCCGCCGCCCAGCACGAGGACTTTACCTATGGGGGGGTATTCCAAACCCCGACAGGACCTTTGACTCTCAAGCCAATCTTCGGCAACGCCGTTGTGTTCAATTCCGAAGTAATGTCCGTCTTGCTCGACATGGAATATTTCCCGGGCGCTCCGACGATACCGACAATTAACAAGGGTCATGTCAAAAACCCGCAGCGCACCCGTTTCCTTAACGCCAACATGGTAAATACAAACCAGCCCGGTATCGGACCCGACCTCGTCTATCGCGACCCGTGGGGCGACCCCTATATCATTACCATTGACTGCAACAGCGATGACAAAGCGCGGGATGCTTTTTATCGGCTTGCGGCGGTTTCGGCGGACCCGCTTTCCGTTTCCATTCCGAAAGCCGGATTGAATGGACTCATATACGGCGGAATCGACGCCAGCGGGCAGCCCTGCTACGAGGCCACTTCTCCTGTGATGGTCTGGTCGGCCGGCCCCGACAAGATGATCGACCCTGGCCACAACGCGAATTTTGGGGTGAATAAGGACAATATCCTGAGCTGGAAACAGTAA
- a CDS encoding prepilin-type N-terminal cleavage/methylation domain-containing protein — MPPGAEAAENQKSTPLAFTLLELLAVIAIIGLIAAIAVPTLSKFRPNYSASATRQLLDDLARARQLAISQRTTVFMVFVPTNFWNDPAFNQAWAALKPSRCTNLLAKQAIGYNFVSLRSIGDQPGRPTARYLGSWKTLPEGAFIDPLKFAPNNYFFWVYTNDANLNPVPGFRVAGFDETTSIPFPSEDAPVARPRAPYVTVPFIAFDYTGALVSGDPRFPEVIPLSRGVVSFAHGPDRRPTEAVPSFTEQPVGNATNGASFSLVYIDRLTGRARAVQAEVR, encoded by the coding sequence ATGCCTCCCGGCGCCGAAGCAGCCGAAAATCAAAAATCAACCCCCCTCGCCTTCACCCTCCTCGAGCTCCTGGCCGTCATCGCCATCATTGGCCTCATCGCCGCCATCGCGGTGCCCACACTCAGCAAGTTCAGACCCAATTACAGCGCCTCGGCCACACGCCAGTTGCTCGATGACCTCGCCCGCGCCCGCCAACTGGCCATCAGCCAGCGCACAACGGTCTTTATGGTCTTTGTCCCCACCAATTTTTGGAATGACCCGGCTTTCAATCAGGCTTGGGCGGCCCTCAAGCCTTCCCGGTGCACCAATCTCCTGGCCAAGCAGGCCATCGGCTACAACTTCGTCTCCCTGCGCAGCATTGGCGACCAGCCGGGTCGGCCCACAGCCCGCTACCTGGGTTCCTGGAAAACCCTTCCGGAAGGCGCTTTCATTGATCCATTGAAGTTCGCTCCGAACAATTACTTCTTCTGGGTGTACACCAACGACGCCAACCTGAACCCGGTCCCTGGCTTTCGCGTCGCTGGCTTTGACGAAACCACTTCAATCCCTTTCCCGTCGGAGGATGCCCCCGTAGCAAGGCCGCGCGCGCCCTATGTTACCGTTCCATTTATTGCATTCGATTACACCGGGGCTTTGGTCTCGGGCGACCCGCGATTTCCTGAGGTCATTCCTTTGTCCCGTGGCGTTGTCTCCTTTGCGCACGGCCCGGACCGCCGGCCAACCGAGGCGGTGCCCTCCTTTACCGAGCAACCGGTCGGCAACGCAACCAACGGCGCCAGCTTTAGCCTGGTTTATATCGACAGACTCACCGGGCGCGCCCGGGCCGTCCAAGCGGAGGTCAGATGA